The Haloterrigena salifodinae genome window below encodes:
- the ilvA gene encoding threonine ammonia-lyase has protein sequence MSEPQEREPLVQYADIERARDRLDDETVVKRTPVERSTSLGKMVDAEVYLKMEHLQWTGSFKTRGGYNKIKQAVDDGADEFVAASAGNHAQGVALAATKCGADSTIVMPTHAPQAKIDATRSYGATVELVGQDFQEAMAYAQDYAADNDVEFVHAYDDPHIVAGQGTLGIEIHEDCPDVDTVVVPIGGGGLISGVATALDHLSPETRVVGVQAEGAATVHESLDKGIPVTLDEVDTIADGIATGGISDLTLRLIEDHVDEVVTVSDAEIANAILLLLERAKQVVEGAAAASVAAVLSDQLDVSGETVMPVLGGGNLDMTMLQTVLIHALTERGQILRLRVRIDDMPGKMDDISGVIADHGANIQTVRHDRAVEDLTVGEAYLVFQIETSGAEHAATIIDAIEAEGYIVEDVNRK, from the coding sequence ATGAGTGAACCTCAGGAACGAGAACCATTAGTTCAGTATGCAGACATCGAACGAGCGCGCGACCGCCTCGACGACGAGACGGTCGTCAAGCGGACGCCGGTCGAGCGGAGCACGTCGCTCGGCAAGATGGTCGACGCGGAGGTGTACCTGAAGATGGAGCACCTCCAGTGGACCGGCTCGTTCAAGACGCGAGGCGGGTACAACAAGATCAAACAGGCAGTCGACGACGGAGCCGACGAGTTCGTCGCCGCGAGCGCGGGCAACCACGCACAGGGCGTCGCCCTCGCGGCGACGAAGTGCGGCGCGGACTCGACGATCGTAATGCCGACCCACGCCCCGCAGGCGAAGATCGACGCGACGCGGAGCTACGGCGCGACGGTCGAACTGGTCGGACAGGACTTCCAGGAGGCGATGGCGTACGCACAGGACTATGCCGCCGACAACGACGTCGAGTTCGTCCACGCGTACGACGATCCGCACATCGTCGCCGGACAGGGGACGCTCGGCATCGAGATCCACGAGGACTGCCCCGACGTCGATACCGTCGTCGTCCCGATCGGGGGCGGCGGACTCATCAGCGGTGTCGCCACCGCGCTCGACCACCTCTCCCCCGAGACGCGCGTCGTCGGCGTTCAGGCCGAGGGAGCCGCGACCGTCCACGAGAGTCTCGACAAGGGAATTCCGGTCACGCTCGACGAAGTCGATACCATCGCCGACGGGATCGCGACCGGCGGGATCTCTGACCTGACGCTACGACTTATCGAGGACCACGTCGACGAGGTCGTCACCGTCTCCGACGCGGAGATCGCCAACGCGATCCTACTGCTGCTCGAGCGCGCGAAACAGGTCGTCGAGGGCGCGGCCGCCGCGTCGGTCGCGGCCGTCTTGAGCGATCAGTTGGACGTCAGCGGTGAAACCGTCATGCCCGTCCTCGGCGGCGGGAACCTGGACATGACGATGCTGCAGACCGTCCTCATCCACGCGCTCACGGAGCGGGGACAGATCCTGCGGCTGCGCGTCCGGATCGACGACATGCCCGGAAAGATGGACGACATCTCGGGCGTCATCGCCGATCACGGAGCGAACATCCAGACGGTCCGGCACGACCGCGCGGTTGAGGATCTCACCGTCGGCGAGGCGTACCTGGTGTTTCAAATTGAGACCAGCGGCGCCGAACACGCCGCGACGATCATCGACGCGATCGAAGCCGAAGGGTACATCGTCGAGGACGTGAACCGAAAATGA